The region CTCCACTGCAGCCCTGCTGTCTGCAGCTCTCGTCACTTGGCAGATGCAGGGTTCCTGAAGGTTGCTCAGGCAGCCGCACGTCCCTGGCTGTGGCTTGTTGGCTGCTTTGGGGACTGTGTCTTTCATCTGTATTATGGGGATCGTCAGAAGCTCTGTCCCTTGAGAATGGCCAAAGAACACCTGTGGAGACAGACAGCGAGCCCGAGGGGCCACTCACAATTTCTGGGTCAATGGCAATGTCCCCTCCCTGCACCTATGCAGAGAGGGGCACAATCACTCTCCCCCATGTCCCAAGGACTCCGGATCAGTTAAACTGCTGATGGAGGGCTGCCGTTGACGTGGGGTGAGCTCGCTGGCCTGTGGGGTGAGAGGGCCAGTCCGGGAGGGTTAAGGAAGGAAGGTCGCAGACTCCTCATTCCTGATGACACCAGAGCCACCTCTGAGATCGGCCCCTCTGGCAACAGTGCTCAGGAAGGGGAACTCCCGATCAACGGTGCCATGCACCCTGGGCAGGCACCCTCCCCAGGTGGCACTAAGAGCTCAGCTGGCTGCAGGGACCTAGGGAGGAAGGGACCCCTCCCCAGGCCTGTCCACAGCCTCCTTCTTATGGTCCACTGCCTGTTCCCAAGACACAGGAGTGGCGCCCCTGCCAGCTGGCTGGGAGAGGGCAGGACAGAAATCAGGGGGAGGGTGgctctccctgcccctcctccattcccctcccccaaaccccagGGCAAAAGCACCAGGGAACCCCTGCTGGCCTCTTCTGTCCCTCGGCCATCACACACACCCCCGTCCCCGAACACCTCTCAGTGGCTAAGCCGGGGCTGGCCACCTGTCCGCTGGCAGGGGTAGGCTGACCCTGGAGGGGGCCAAATACCACCCATGCCCTCTGAGTCCTCATGGCTCCTGGCACAGGCTTCTGACCTCATGCCCCAGCCCTTCTGGGGCCCTTCCCTGACCTTGCTTGTTAGCCTGGGAGTGCCCACGTGGCCTCTCTGGCCCGTCTGGATGCCCTGAGCCCCCACAGCGAAGCCAGGGGCCTGGGGACCTACCTGCTGTTTCCCACCCTCCCTTCCACTTCTACCCATTTATTCCTGGGGGCTCCCGAGTGCTCTGGGGATCCAACCAGCCACTGTCCCACGTCAGGTCGCCCAGCTCCGTGCAGCCCACAGGACCCCATGGCCCGTCACGGCCCCTGCCCTGCCACATCCCCCAATGTTAACCTGGCCCCTGCGCCCCTCATCCCCACCTCCAACCCAGCCCCGGCCAGCCCAGCCATCAACTGCCCACAGCAGAGGCGAGACGCAGCCGCAACATCCAGAGAACTTTATTGATGAGAAACGTGCTGAACCACTGAGGGGAAGGGATGACATCACAGGGAGGAACTCCTAACGGCCACAAGAGACCATGGGTCCCGGGACCCTCCTCCTGGGGTTCCTGACCAGATGCCACATCTGCCCCCCACGCTGTGGCCCTCCTGCCACCTTCTCCCCGCCTGAGGGCCCCCGGATCTGCCTCTGGCCAGGACGGTGGACTCTGGCAGTGTCCACTCACGTGAGGGAAACCCCTCCTGAGCTGACTTGTGGGCCGGGGTCCTGCTCTACGGCCCACACAGGACAGTCACATGACACTGGAGAACATGGCAGGGAATGTGGCACCGAGTCGAGGAAAACAAGGCACGAGTAACAACAGGGTGAACATCGGAGCACCGTCCCCATGGAGCCTGGTGCAGACCCCTCCGTCCCAGGCCCGGTTCTGCCTGCTCGTGGTCATGGGTGAGCGTCGGCCGCGCCCTCGTCCGTCCTTCCCGCCGTCCATCCGCTGTCACTGCGCTCGGGGTCTCAGGGGGAACTGCTCAGATAAGAACACACTTCCCCACACAACAAGCGGCCGATGGCCTAAATCTAAGCCGAGAAAGCAGAGGTGGAGCAGGCAACACTGGACAAGAGCCAGCAGAGCCTTGGCACGTGCCCGGGCCCAGAGGTGGCTGACCAGGTAGGCCAGGACGCACCCCAGGGCGGACACGCGCCTCACGGCTTTGCACAGGAACCAtggctgggggtgttgggggacaGGAGCTCTTGCTTAACACGTGAATCACTTTGGGGCCAACACACATAAGGGTGGGCTTCCCAGAACAGGAGCAGCCTGCCCCGGGACCAGGAATGGGGTGACACTCTTGGGAGACCCGGGCAGCTGGCACCCTTGAGATGGCCTCTTTCACCTAACGTCTTCCAGTCCAGAGCAGGTGGCAACCGTCTTCAGGTCCCTCGTCCAGGCAGGGCTGGCCGCTCAGGGCCACCTCCAGGACAGCTGCCCTAGTTGGCGGGgtgtggggcagggctgggtgtgGTGCTTCTCCCTGCCCTATTTGGTGGGAAACATGGTCATCGGGGTCACATGGAAGGGCTGGTGGGGGTGGCCAGGGCCCCTTGGGAGAGGCGGGGACCCAGGGGCTGGGTTTGGGCTGGGCGGGACCTTCCCTGGGCCCCCGCTCCCCATGTGGGAGGTGGGGTCAAGTGGTGGCCCtggccctgcctcctcctgcctccagggCTCTGCTGCCTGAGAGCAGAGGAGGCCCCGGAGCCTTCTGAGCCTATTTGCATGAGGAAGGCTCGGGGTGGCTCGtctccccagccccttcctcGTTTCCCGACTCCTCCAGGATGGGCTTGAGCCCCTCCAGGGGGGACTCCTCGGCCTCCTGGTCTCCTGCCTGGGCAAGGCCCTCTGGCCCCCAGCCAGGACCCCCGGGGCTGGCCCCAGAAGCACTGCCCATCTGGGCTGCAGTGGGGCTCCTGGTTCCCTCTGTGGGCCCTTCCTGAGCCAGGCCTGCAGCGGCAGGAGCACTCTTATCTTCCTGAGTGGCAGGAGAGGGCTTGGTGGCCCCTTCAATGGCAGGAGCTGCCTTTGTGGCATCACCAGTATCAGGAGTAGCCTCAGCAGCATCTTCTTTGGCAGGAGCAGCCTGGGGAGCTGCCAGTGTCCACTGTCCACATTGGCCCCTTCTCCTACTTGGGACTGCTCATTCCTAGCTGTGGTGGCCTCCCATGCCTCAGTCTCCCGAATGAGCCGGAGCAGCCCCATGAAGCCGGGTGGACTCTTCTCCAGCCACATCCCCCTCAGTTTGACCTGGAGCGTCTCGTTCGGGAGGGCCCCCAGCAGCAACTGCCGGGCTCGCATGTGGTCTGCCATGGCCGGGTGGATGGCCCCCTTCTCCATGGCCATCTGCAGCAGGCCTTCCAGGCGCATCACATAGGCAAAGAGAGCCTCCCGGGGTTGCTGAGAGCAAGTCAGGAACTTCAGCCGTGCAGTCATCGTGGTGTCCTTGTTCCCGAACACCTGCACGAGCGCCGCCAGGCAGTCCTGCGCAGGCATGTCGGGATGTTCTTCCAGGAGGCCGCACACGAGCTGCAGGGCGCGGCCGCCCAAGCTCGCCACCAGCCGCCGCCTCCTCTCCCCTTCAGATGTGTGCTGGGACAGGTACAGCATGTCCCTGATGTGGTCCAGCCAGCTCTCAGAGGACTCTTCCCCACAGCCTGGCTCTTCCATCCCGGAAAATGCTGTCTGCTCCTGGTAGGCCATGTTTTCCAGCACACGCTGCAGAGCCTGCCTCCATAGCTGGCTCCAGGCTCCTGCCTCATCTCTCCCTCCTGCCACATCCAAGGCTCCCGCCTCACCTGCCTCACCTGCAGCTCCTTCCTCACCTGACATTCTTGCCTCATCTGCAGCTCCTTCCTCACCTGACATTCTTGCCTCATCTGCAGCTCCCGCCTCACCTGCAGCTCCTTCCTCACCTGCAGCTCCCTCACCTGCAGCTCTTGCCTCATCTGCAGCTTCTTCCTCACCTGCAGCTCCTGCCACATCGGCTCCTGCCtcacctgctcctcctgcctcaCCTGAAGCTCCTACCATATACACACTTCCTACCACACCTGCAATTCCTGTGTCACCTGCAGCTCCTTCCTCATCTGACATTCTTGCCTCACCTGCAGCTCCTTCCTCACCTGCAGCTTCCGCCTCACCTGCCTCATCTGCAGCTCCTGCCTCACCTGCCTCACCTGCAGCTCCCACCTCACTTACAGCTCCTGCTTCACCTGGTCCTCCTGCCTCACCTGCCCCTCCTGCCACTGCTTGCTCCTGAGACCTTGGAGGGAAATTGGCTCTACCCTGGAGTTCAGCATCAGGGGCCTGGGGCAGGAAGAACACAGCCCAGGGCCGCTCACTTGCCTGGTATTTGTCGGCGGATCAAGCTTCGGTTTAAATACTCAGTGAACTCCACCAAGGCGACCCTGGTCCCGAGCTCCTTTCTGAAGACATTGCTGAGCACCTGGTACCTGCCCAGGGGCCACAGGGCAGCATGCACGGCCTCCTGGAATTCATCCTCTGTGCAGTCATCTGGGATGCCCAGGATGAGCAGTGAGCGCTGCTCATTCACACTCATACACCTGCACCAGTCCCGCAGCATCGCCATGGCAGGGGACCTGGGGGGAGGGAACCAACCGGCCTGAgccctgtctctctcccctcccccaatcaCTGCAGCAGCCAGGGCCCCACTCCCTCCCACTGCTGCAACCCTGCACACCCATCATTCCCAGCTCTGCCCTGTATGTGGTGACTCTGAGTCTCTAGGAGCAGCCCACTGCCTCTTTTAAGAGACCCCCTCCTTTTGCCAGGTCCGATGGCCCGCCCCGCCCCCAATCCTACCACAGCAGTGGGTGCACCTCCCCCTCGCACCATCATTTGCAACTCTGTGGCTGGAATTCCTTCCCCATCCAGACCTTTTGCAGCCCTTAGTCCTTCGCTACCCAAACCACGGAAGCAGGGAGTCCTCCCCTCCTGTCTTTCCAGAGCCAGACCCTGAGCCCCTGAGCCCTACTCcaatccccaccccctccccgaATCTCCCTCTCCCATAGCTTGTTGACCCCCTCCAGCGCCTCCCACACCTGAAGCCGGGAGTCCCCTCCCTCTCCTACTGTCACCTGCATTTCTGCAGCCAGAGCTGCCCCTGCAGCCAGGAGCCCTCCCTACCCAGACCCGTGCAGTCGGGAGCCCCCACCTCCCCTCTCCACCAGCTCTAGATCAGGACCCCCTCCCGTGCCCACTGCCTGCCCGGGCAGAGATCTGGCCCCTGCCCGGGGTGCACACAGTCACTCTGGGGTCCCGCACTAGCAAAACCCCTGGCCTCCTGCTAACTCTGACTGCAGTCTCTGTGGCCACCTGCAGGGAAATGCCATCTTCAGCCTGAGGAGCTGACTCCGGAGGTGCCTTAAAGCCCTGGAGCAGAAGGGTGGAAGAATGCCAGAGGCTGCGCAGTCCAGGGGTCTCCCAGGCTCTCTGTGCTAAGGCCACGTGGTCTTCTTGCTTCTCCCAAAAGCCCTGGGTAGATGAGGGAGAAAGAGCCAGGCTTCTCTTTGTGGGGCAAATAGCTAGACAGGAGGCATCACTGTTGTTGTGACAACAGGACCTGTGTGGTAAGGGCTTGACGTGGCAAGGCTTGGAGCTTCCAGGAGCCACAAGCACACCCATTTGTGGTCCACCAACAAAATGGCCTCCATCAATAATTGTGTCAAATTGGTGTTTGGGGAATGGTGTTTACTAGAAGTCAGGGGGCACAGGAAATTAAGACCAGGTCCCTAGTGCCACTCTGCACTCACAGCCTGCCCTCATCACACCTGGAATCTCCACAACAGAAACAAGCTGGCTGTGTTCCttattacagctttgtaaagCCAGCCTTCAACCTCCTAGGCAGCCATTGTGTTGGAAATCATGTGGGCTTTAGTCAGGCAAACACAGGGTCACCCAACAGCTGGGTGGCCTATACATGTCACTGAGCATCTACGCCCCTCATCTATAAATGGGCAAtagaaaaactttctttttttgtattactGGATTGGATTTGCTAATAGTTAACAATTTTTGCTATACTGCTCTGGCAAGAtacatttctgtaattttctttttttatagaacCTTTTTATCAGGATTTAGTGCTAGGTTTGtcttggcctcatagaattagatGGGAGTTGTTCCCTgctcctctattttctgaaagtgaGGTGTAAAATTGGCAAATTTTGCTCGTAAATATTTGCTAGAGTTTACACATGAAATTATCTGGGCCTGAattgtttgggggttttgtttttacGAAAGTTTTTTGATagtaaattaatttctttatagaATACAGggctatttatattttctatctgaTGTGTTGTAGGTTTTGGTAAATTGCTTTGTTTCCAAAAATTTGTCACTTATAAAAGTTGTCAAAATTATTGGCATAAAGATGCTCAATTAATACTCCTTCATTATTCTTTTCATGCCCTTGTGATCTGGAGCAATATCCCTCCTTCGTTCCTAATATTGATGATtagtatattttctcttttttcttgattaacTTTGCTAGGTGTTATAAATCTTGTTGCTCTTTTAAAAGATGTATGATTTGCCCATTTTCTCCatagtttgttttctatttcactcaTTGATCTCTGCTCTTATTTCTATTATCTCCTTCcttctgcttatttttatttactttgctaatctttttctgccttctttacATGTAACATCAGGGCGTTGACTTTTCTAGTATACGCATTTAAAGCAATACACTTTCCTCTAATCACTTCTGTAGATGTTTCCAACTAATTCGGAtagttttatttgattattattctGTCTGAAATTTGGAGATATATAATTGTTGTTAATTTCAAAAGGGATTCCACTGTGTACTCAGAGAATTTATTGTGtaaaatttcagtctttttaaatttattgaaacttgctTTACAGTGATCTATCCAGGTGAATGTGCTCTGTGCTCTTGTAAATAATCTGTATTCTGCAGTTCTTGGGtaaagtgttctataaatattgatgaaataaaGGAGGTTGATAATGTCATACAGATTCATATTTACTGATTTCTGGTGTAGTTGTTGTATCAGTTGATAAAGGAGAGATTAAAATCTCCAACAATAATTGCAGaaatgt is a window of Cynocephalus volans isolate mCynVol1 chromosome X, mCynVol1.pri, whole genome shotgun sequence DNA encoding:
- the LOC134368638 gene encoding LOW QUALITY PROTEIN: paraneoplastic antigen Ma6F-like (The sequence of the model RefSeq protein was modified relative to this genomic sequence to represent the inferred CDS: inserted 1 base in 1 codon; deleted 1 base in 1 codon), translating into MLRDWCRCMSVNEQRSLLILGIPDDCTEDEFQEAVHAALWPLGRYQVLSNVFRKELGTRVALVEFTEYLNRSLIRRQIPGKERPWAVFFLPQAPDAELQGRANFPPRSQEQAVAGGAGEAGGPGEAGAVSEVGAAGEAGEAGAADEAGASGEAGGAGEAGADVAGAAGEEEAADEARAAGEGAAGEEGAAGEAGAADEARMSGEEGAADEARMSGEEGAAGEAGEAGALDVAGGRDEAGAWSQLWRQALQRVLENMAYQEQTAFSGMEEPGCGEESSESWLDHIRDMLYLSQHTSEGERRRRLVASLGGRALQLVCGLLEEHPDMPAQDCLAALVQVFGNKDTTMTARLKFLTCSQQPREALFAYVMRLEGLLQMAMEKGAIHPAMADHMRARQLLLGALPNETLQVKLRGMWLEKSPPGFMGLLRLIRETEAWEATTARNEQSQVGEGANVDSGHXAAPQAAPAKEDAAEATPDTGDATKAAPAIEGATKPSPATQEDKSAPAAAGLAQEGPTEGTRSPTAAQMGSASGASPGGPGWGPEGLAQAGDQEAEESPLEGLKPILEESGNEEGAGETSHPEPSSCK